In the Mytilus galloprovincialis chromosome 10, xbMytGall1.hap1.1, whole genome shotgun sequence genome, one interval contains:
- the LOC143049487 gene encoding uncharacterized protein LOC143049487, with amino-acid sequence MSSKEKIKVPKVIRNVIDARLIETYLSYCKDSGFDTFSRASLYRILNVCHASKQKSLQGLDNITALGMGAIDTLLKLLTKLETFGVTYPESKKLTNILHMVNTFMKFEYKTHLHKLDGCEDHCTVFALSDPGDAKFATTCEHSHETSCQKCSLVESCVPQIRIKLYDISANIPDQIVEELTYELDNSEKSLVDWKKHILRTIHQDQARTNVLKNLHADQDLVILDWAMKFLPYQFRETQSDFFGKKGISWHISCLVTQSENEEFDLQCYVHILENGSQGWFSVANIILHLLTNIKSTRPTLKEVFLKSDNAACYHCTNLLAFIQQNNGQFPIKVAEYNFSEAQSGKDLCDSKTGSCRMHIYKYANKGHDVLNPRSMKLALDSYGGVKGTQSCIVTVNADDEPKTKMRMPGISTYNNFNFENDGIIARKAYKVGEGHVIKTSTQYSETISVERVYKLEVLDPFAQDQPISGKLQKFADNRIEDTHDLWHAVIIFIQFRDILFS; translated from the exons ATGTCATCTAAAGAAAAGATAAAGGTTCCTAAAGTCATAAGAAATGTCATAGATGCAAGACTCATTGAGACTTACCTCAGTTACTGCAAAGACAGTGGATTTGATACTTTTAGCAGGGCTTCTTTGTATAGAATTTTAAATGTCTGTCATGCTTCCAAACAGAAATCATTACAAGGCCTGGATAATATTACTGCCTTAGGAATGGGGGCCATTGATACCTTACTGAAACTGCTTACCAAATTAGAGACTTTTGGAGTCACATATCCTGAATCAAAGAAACTGACAAACATTTTACATATGGTAAACacatttatgaaatttgaatacAAAACTCACTTACACAAACTGGATGGCTGCGAAGATCATTGTACAGTGTTTGCTCTCAGTGACCCTGGTGATGCAAAATTTGCTACTACTTGTGAACATTCACATGAAACTTCATGCCAGAAGTGCTCATTGGTTGAGAGCTGCGTGCCTCAGATAAGAATAAAACTTTATGATATAAGTGCAAACATTCCAGACCAAATTGTTGAAGAGTTGACATATGAATTAGACAATTCAGAGAAGAGCCTTGTTGATTGGAAAAAGCACATTCTTAGAACAATACATCAAGATCAAGCTAGAACAAATGTCTTGAAAAATCTTCATGCTGACCAAGATCTGGTTATTTTAGACTGGGCTATGAAATTCCTGCCTTATCAATTCCGTGAAACACAATCTGATTTCTTTGGTAAGAAAGGTATCAGCTGGCATATATCTTGTCTCGTCACTCAGTCTGAAAATGAAGAGTTCGATCTTCAGTGTTATGTTCATATCCTTGAGAATGGGTCACAGGGTTGGTTTTCTGTAGCAAATATCATACTGCACCTGTTAACAAACATAAAATCTACCAGACCAACACTAAAAGAGGTGTTCTTGAAAAGTGACAACGCAGCTTGTTACCATTGTACTAATCTTCTTGCCTTCATTCAACAGAACAATGGGCAGTTTCCTATCAAAGTGGCAGAGTATAACTTCAGTGAGGCCCAATCAGGCAAGGATTTGTGTGACAGTAAAACTGGATCTTGTCGCATGCACATttataaatatgcaaataaaGGTCATGATGTTTTAAACCCAAGGAGTATGAAATTAGCACTTGACAGTTATGGTGGAGTAAAAGGGACACAATCGTGTATTGTTACAGTAAATGCAGATGATGAACCTAAAACAAAGATGAGAATGCCAGGGATAAGCACTTACAacaactttaattttgaaaatgatggTATTATAGCAAGAAAAGCTTATAAAGTTGGTGAGGGACATGTTATAAAGACCAGTACCCAGTATAGTGAAACTATTTCAGTAGAGAGAGTATATAAACTGGAG GTTTTGGATCCTTTCGCACAAGATCAACCCATCAGTGGCAAACTTCAAAAATTTGCAGATAACAGAATTGAAGATACCCATGATCTATGGcacgccgttattatatttattcaatttcgagatatcttatttagttaa
- the LOC143047572 gene encoding uncharacterized protein LOC143047572: MRFSACSKTYSLQEDSFQQTSNDQEINSQDIICSMDTEQSQSQSDKFSSIAGNTQNSSQDWYELKKTPREKLNAAMKILSESFEPITSQLTKKWEETSKSARSYYTKKARECIELVLSIMAPCKEDILLEKIQINSTQEIKLDNMTASVMEAFQNTSDSRTQTQILSIIVNNHTKTELQTLIPGLTINKIDSARKHALVSGPGTILNQPKIYRMKLSKPKVS; this comes from the exons ATGAGATTTTCAGCATGCAGCAAGACCTATTCATTGCAGGAAGATTCATTTCAGCAGACTTCAAATG ACCAAGAAATAAATTCCCAAGACATAATATGCAGTATGGATACAGAGCAAAGTCAAAGTCAAAGTGACAAGTTTTCTAGTATTGCAG gTAATACTCAAAACAGTAGCCAGGATTGGTACGAGTTAAAGAAAACACCAAGAGAAAAATTAAATGCAGCAATGAAAATACTTTCTGAATCGTTTGAGCCAATCACTAGCCAATTAACAAAAAAGTGGGAAGAAACAAGTAAGAGCGCAAGATCTTATTATACCAAAAAAGCCCGCGAATGTATCGAACTTGTTCTAAGTATCATGGCACCCTGCAAGGAAGACATTTTATTggagaaaatacaaataaattctaCACAAGAAATCAAATTAGATAACATGACAGCTAGCGTGATGGAAGCATTTCAAAACACTTCTGATAGTAGAACCCAAACCCAAATTCTTTCCATAATTGTAAACAATCACACAAAGACAGAGCTGCAAACCTTGATTCCAGGACTCACCATCAACAAGATAGATAGTGCTAGAAAACATGCACTTGTTAGTGGACCTGGAACTATCCTAAATCAACCTAAAATTTACCGGATGAAATTATCAAAGCCAAAAGTGAGTTGA